From Arvicanthis niloticus isolate mArvNil1 chromosome 22, mArvNil1.pat.X, whole genome shotgun sequence, the proteins below share one genomic window:
- the LOC143436429 gene encoding olfactory receptor 6C1 has protein sequence MSNHTETTEFILLGLSDDPKLQVVIFVFLFITYTLSITGNMTIITLTLLDSHLQTPMYFFLRNFSVLEVSFTTVTIPNFLATIISGDKTISFNNCIAQLFFFILLGVTEFYLLAAMSYDRYVAICKPLHYLTIMSQKVCTMLVFSSWLISFLIIFPALMLLLQLNYCGSNIIDHYTCDYFPLLQLSCSDTKFLERMGFSCAVFTLMLTLVLIFLSYTYIIRTIVKIPSASQRSKAFSTCSSHMIVISISYGSCIFMYIKPSAADRASLTKGVAILNTSVAPMLNPFIYSLRNQQVKQAFMNMTRKIFFTST, from the coding sequence ATGAGCAACCATACAGAAACCACAGAGTTTATTCTTCTGGGATTGTCAGATGACCCAAAGCTCCAGGTTGTGATCTTCGTCTTTCTCTTCATCACCTACACACTCAGCATCACAGGGAACATGACCATCATCACTCTCACCTTGCTGGATTCTCACCTCCAGACCCCCATGTATTTCTTCCTCAGGAATTTCTCTGTTTTAGAAGTATCCTTCACAACTGTCACTATACCCAACTTCTTAGCCACAATTATCTCAGGGGATAAAACCATTTCCTTCAACAACTGTATAgctcagttattttttttcatcCTCTTGGGAGTTACTGAATTTTACCTTCTAGCTGCCATGTCCTATGACCGTTATGTTGCCATTTGCAAGCCTCTGCATTACCTAACCATCATGAGTCAGAAGGTCTGCACAATGCTGGTCTTTTCCTCCTGGCTGATTTCTTTCCTAATCATCTTTCCTGCACTGATGTTACTTCTACAGCTTAATTATTGTGGCTCCAATATCATTGATCACTATACCTGTGATTATTTCCCTCTGCTTCAACTTTCATGTTCAGACACAAAGTTCCTGGAGAGAATGGGGTTTTCCTGTGCTGTCTTTACCCTAATGTTAACTTTGGTGTTAATATTTCTGTCTTACACATACATCATCAGAACGATTGTGAAGATTCCTTCTGCTAGTCAGAGGTCAAAGGCCTTTTCCACGTGTTCTTCCCACATGATTGTCATCTCTATCTCTTATGGCAGCTGCATTTTTATGTACATTAAACCCTCAGCAGCAGATAGAGCATCATTGACCAAGGGCGTTGCCATACTAAATACCTCAGTAGCCCCCATGTTAAACCCCTTCATTTATAGCCTGAGGAATCAGCAAGTCAAGCAAGCCTTTATGAACATGACAAGGAAGATATTTTTTACAAGTACATGA